The following are encoded together in the Longimicrobiaceae bacterium genome:
- a CDS encoding thioesterase family protein, whose protein sequence is MTDDEMDGLLEGFPVVVDIPVHWGEMDYFRHVNNTVFFRYFESARIAYLDRIGFRAERAEAGMGPILASTHARFRRPLTYPDTVRVGARTTEVGEDRFTMEYRLVSTEQRAVAAEGGGVLVSFDYAAGRKAPLPEGVRTAIRRLEATRPPGAASLDS, encoded by the coding sequence ATGACGGACGACGAGATGGACGGACTGCTCGAGGGATTCCCGGTGGTGGTCGACATCCCCGTGCACTGGGGGGAGATGGACTACTTCCGCCACGTGAACAACACGGTGTTCTTCCGCTACTTCGAGAGCGCGCGGATCGCCTACCTGGACCGGATCGGCTTCCGGGCGGAGCGGGCGGAGGCCGGGATGGGGCCGATTCTGGCCTCGACGCACGCGCGCTTCCGGCGGCCGCTGACCTACCCGGACACGGTGCGGGTGGGGGCGCGGACCACGGAGGTGGGGGAGGACCGCTTCACCATGGAGTACCGCCTGGTGAGCACCGAGCAGCGCGCCGTGGCAGCCGAGGGGGGCGGCGTGCTGGTGTCGTTCGACTACGCCGCCGGGCGGAAGGCGCCCCTCCCGGAGGGGGTGCGCACGGCGATCAGGCGGCTGGAGGCGACGCGCCCCCCGGGGGCAGCGTCGCTCGACTCCTGA
- a CDS encoding MarR family transcriptional regulator, which produces MKEREERDVPLPTRFWVALARSYRVVFRRHARALAPLGITVSQFDLLATLHRGPDEGLRMGELSTRLLVTEGNVTGLVDRLEAGGMVERRADPADRRAHRVRLTLQGRLLAEQAVPVVEAELERAFAGLDAEEMRKAQHLLRRARRAAADPER; this is translated from the coding sequence ATGAAGGAACGAGAGGAGCGGGACGTCCCGCTGCCCACGCGCTTCTGGGTAGCGCTCGCGCGGAGCTACCGGGTCGTGTTCCGGCGGCACGCGCGCGCGCTCGCCCCGCTGGGGATCACCGTCTCGCAGTTCGACCTGCTGGCGACGCTCCACCGCGGCCCGGACGAGGGGCTGCGCATGGGGGAGCTCAGCACCCGGCTGCTGGTGACGGAGGGCAACGTCACCGGGCTGGTGGACCGGCTGGAGGCGGGTGGGATGGTGGAGCGCCGGGCCGACCCCGCCGACCGGCGGGCCCACCGGGTGCGCCTGACGCTGCAGGGGCGCCTCCTGGCGGAGCAGGCGGTGCCGGTGGTGGAGGCGGAGCTGGAGCGCGCCTTCGCCGGGCTGGATGCCGAAGAGATGCGGAAAGCACAGCACCTGCTGCGGCGCGCCCGGCGCGCGGCGGCGGACCCGGAGAGATAG